One stretch of Gadus chalcogrammus isolate NIFS_2021 chromosome 14, NIFS_Gcha_1.0, whole genome shotgun sequence DNA includes these proteins:
- the secisbp2l gene encoding selenocysteine insertion sequence-binding protein 2-like isoform X4 — translation MDASDNKDVKLSAEVEPFIPQRKGVEGHLVRMSLPGESGGNNNNNISSSNNNNGGGGGGGGGGGGGGVETTPIPSYLITCYPFVQENQPNRQHTAMYNGGELRWQQPNPNPGGPYLAYPIMPSPQPPVSNDYAYYQIMPAPCPPVMGFYQSFPGPYPGSVQAGVVNPVSAADVGERPHFGQAFGLTNQRGRALIRPPLLPKQQQQQQQQQQQQQQQLGACHPLRGRRPPTRSVAVQKEVCGAPGPNARARTVLLVDAAQQTDFPGEVAMRAGAEHGSPLLWKSRPKRRQGSNGGAEGYSEQGGGGGEVDVDSDSGYCSPKHNQTAAQHAAMGTPASTGVEAGVMTAGSWVNVAPQAAQKPWGERNGPYHRGDQRKPPDQRGFPQDFHVGGYAGRLQHNLNANPTDKRLLPGGAPGSQAAPEPLYFEDEDEFPELAPSGLAQRNAKADSNTGPTQTQAKIHKNLLDNLPENSPMNIVQTPIPITTSVPKRAKSQRKKALAAALATAQEYSEISMEQRKLQEALTKAAGKKSKTPVQLDLGDMLAALEKHQQAMKARQLTNTKPLSFTVGTTAPFHSSGPSGVPSASKGHHHHQQQAGPPSHNALDSTAPRVRRGKEREMPKVKRPTALKKIILKEREGKKGKPSVEPGTSGPEGQNPDEELHFTDDLTQEPASQEENGLSMPSDASLSPASQNSPYSITPVSQGSPASSGIGSPMASNAITKIHSRRFREYCNQVLNKEIDESVTMLLQELVRFQERVYQKDPTKAKSKRRLVMGLREVTKHMKLSKIKCVIISPNCEKIQAKGGLDEALYNVIAMAREQEIPFVFALGRKALGRCVNKLVPVSVVGIFNFSGAEALFNQLVSLTEEARKAYKDMVSALEQEQAEEALKNVKKVPHHMGHSRNPSAASAISFCSVISEPISEVNEKEYETNWRSMVETSDAQEPAVAEPSRLAPASTSNAAAASQKDHHSPAAAASSTTTTTTTSSQVVTQASPAPQPRGSASMAGSGGGGEREEGRVDDRLELASQQSTETGSLDGSCREQLHSSITSTTSTLVPGMLEEEDEEEEEEEDYTPEPISVEVPPLSSRIESWVSKTLENLQLGKDQDSTDDEDEDEEETAGQSEEEIESADLPDERAEGEEQAETKKKAG, via the exons ATGGATGCAAGTGACAACAAG GATGTAAAACTATCGGCAGAAGTGGAACCGTTCATCCCACAGAGGAAAGGTGTGGAAGGGCACTTGGTCAGAATGAGTCTCCCTGGAGAGTCTgggggcaacaacaacaacaacatcagcagcagcaacaacaacaacggcggtggtggtggaggcggaggcggaggaggaggaggaggagtcgagACAACCCCCATCCCCAGCTACCTCATCACCTGTTACCCCTTCGTCCAGGAGAACCAGCCCAACAG GCAGCACACGGCGATGTACAACGGAGGAGAGCTGCGCTGGCAGCAGCCCAACCCCAACCCCGGTGGGCCGTACCTGGCCTACCCCATCATGCCCTCCCCTCAGCCGCCGGTCTCCAACGACTACGCCTACTACCAGATCATGCCCGCACCGTGTCCGCCCGTCATGGGCTTCTATCAGTCCTTCCCCGGACCCTACCCCGGGTCCGTGCAGGCCGGGGTGGTGAACCCCGTCTCCGCGGCTGACGTCGGCGAGAGACCACATTTCGGACAAGCCTTTGgactgaccaatcagagaggaCGGGCTCTGATCCGGCCCCCTCTGCTGCCCAAG cagcagcagcagcagcagcagcagcagcagcagcagcagcagcagctgggggCGTGCCACCCTCTCCGGGGCCGGCGCCCCCCCACCAGGAGTGTAGCGGTGCAGAAGGAGGTgtgcggggccccggggcccaacGCTAGAGCCAGGACGGTCCTGCTGGTGGACGCAGCGCAGCAGACCG acttCCCCGGGGAGGTGGCCATGCGAGCGGGCGCGGAGCACGGCAGCCCCCTGCTGTGGAAGAGCCGGCCCAAGAGGAGGCAGGGGTCCAACGGGGGGGCGGAGGGCTACAGCGAgcaggggggcggcgggggagaGGTGGACGTCGACAGCGACAGCGGCTATTGCAGCCCCAAGCACAACCAGACGGCCGCCCAGCACGCCGCCATGGGCACGCCAGCGTCCAcg GGAGTAGAAGCAGGTGTGATGACAG caggGAGCTGGGTGAATGTTGCCCCCCAGGCAGCCCAGAAGCCCTGGGGGGAGAGGAATGGCCCCTACcacagaggagaccagaggaagCCCCCTGACCAGAGAGGCTTCCCACAG GATTTCCATGTCGGAGGCTACGCTGGCCGCCTGCAGCACAACCTGAACGCCAACCCCACAGACAAGAGGCTGTTGCCCGGAGGGGCCCCCGGGTCCCAGGCCGCTCCCGAACCCCTGTACTTTGAG GATGAGGATGAGTTTCCGGAGCTGGCCCCAAGCGGGTTGGCCCAGCGCAACGCCAAGGCGGATTCCAACACGGGGCCGACGCAGACACAAGCCAAGATCCACAAGAACCTG CTGGACAACCTGCCGGAGAACTCCCCCATGAACATCGTGCAGACGCCCATCCCCATCACCACCTCGGTGCCCAAGCGGGCCAAGAGCCAGAGGAAGAAGGCGCTGGCGGCCGCCCTGGCCACGGCCCAGGAGTACTCCGAGATTAGCATGGAGCAGCGCAAACTACAg GAGGCGCTGACCAAGGCGGCGGGCAAGAAGAGCAAGACCCCGGTGCAGCTGGACCTGGGAGACATGCTGGCTGCGCTGGAGAAACACCAGCAGGCCATGAAGGCCCGGCAGCTCACCAACACCAAGCCACTGTCCTTCACAG TGGGGACGACGGCCCCCTTCCACAGCTCGGGCCCCAGTGGTGTGCCGTCCGCGTCCAagggccaccaccaccaccagcagcaggccGGGCCCCCCTCCCACAACGCCCTCGACTCCACCGCCCCCCGCGTCCGCAGGGGCAAGGAGCGAGAGATGCCCAAGGTCAAGCGTCCCACGGCGCTCAAGAAG ATCATCCTGAAGGAGCGCGAGGGGAAGAAGGGGAAGCCCAGCGTGGAGCCAGGGACCTCGGGCCCCGAGGGGCAGAACCCGGACGAGGAGCTCCACTTCACTGACGACCTCACGCAGGAGCCCGCCTCCCAAGAGG aGAACGGACTGAGCATGCCCAGTGACGCCTCCCTGTCACCGGCGAGTCAGAACTCTCCGTACAGCATCACGCCCGTGTCCCAGGGCTCCCCCGCCAGCTCTGGCATCGGCAGCCCTATGGCGTCCAACGCCATCACCAAGATCCACAGCCGGCGCTTCAGAGA GTACTGCAACCAGGTGCTGAATAAGGAGATAGACGAGAGCGTGACCATGCTGCTGCAGGAGCTGGTGCGCTTCCAGGAGCGCGTGTACCAGAAGGACCCCACCAAGGCCAAGTCAAAGCGGCGGCTGGTCATGGGCCTGCGGGAGGTCACTAAGCACATGAAGCTCAGCAAGATCAAGTGCGTCATCATCTCCCCCAACTGTGAGAAGATCCAGGCCAAAG GTGGGCTGGATGAAGCTCTGTACAACGTGATCGCCATGGCCAGGGAGCAGGAGATCCCCTTCGTGTTCGCCCTGGGCCGGAAGGCTCTGGGGCGCTGCGTCAACAAGCTGGTGCCCGTCAGCGTGGTGGGCATCTTCAACTTCTCGGGGGCCGAG GCCTTGTTCAACCAGCTGGTGTCCCTCACCGAGGAGGCCCGCAAGGCCTACAAGGACATGGTGTCGGccctggagcaggagcaggcTGAGGAGGCCCTGAAGAACGTCAAGAAGGTCCCCCACCACATGGGCCACTCCCGCAACccctccgccgcctccgccaTCTCCTTCTGCTCCGTCATCTCCGAGCCCATCTCTGAGGTCAACGAGAAGGAGTACG AGACCAACTGGAGGAGCATGGTGGAGACGTCCGACGCCCAGGAGCCTGCCGTGGCTGAGCCTAGCCGCCTGgcccccgcctccacctccaacgccgccgccgcctcccagAAGGACCACCACAgcccagccgccgccgccagcagcaccaccaccaccaccaccaccagcagccagGTGGTGACCCAGGCGTCGCCCGCGCCCCAGCCCAGGGGGAGTGCGTCGATGgcgggcagcggcggcggcggcgagcggGAGGAGGGCCGCGTGGACGACCGGCTGGAGCTGGCCTCTCAGCAGAGCACGGAGACGGGCTCCCTGGACGGCAGCTGCCGGGAGCAGCTGCACTcgtccatcacctccaccacctccaccctggtGCCGGgcatgctggaggaggaggacgaggaggaggaggaggaggaggactacaCGCCGGAGCCCATCTCGGTGGAGGTGCCGCCGCTGAGCAGCCGCATCGAGTCCTGGGTCTCCAAGACCCTGGAGAACCTGCAGCTGGGAAAGGACCAGGACAGCAcggacgacgaggacgaggacgaggaggagacggcgggacagagcgaggaggagatcgAGTCGGCCGACCTCCCGGATGAGCGGGCTGAAGGCGAGGAGCAGGCGGAGACCAAGAAGAAGGCGGGTTGA
- the secisbp2l gene encoding selenocysteine insertion sequence-binding protein 2-like isoform X2, with protein sequence MDASDNKDVKLSAEVEPFIPQRKGVEGHLVRMSLPGESGGNNNNNISSSNNNNGGGGGGGGGGGGGGVETTPIPSYLITCYPFVQENQPNRQHTAMYNGGELRWQQPNPNPGGPYLAYPIMPSPQPPVSNDYAYYQIMPAPCPPVMGFYQSFPGPYPGSVQAGVVNPVSAADVGERPHFGQAFGLTNQRGRALIRPPLLPKQQQQQQQQQQQQQQQQLGACHPLRGRRPPTRSVAVQKEVCGAPGPNARARTVLLVDAAQQTDFPGEVAMRAGAEHGSPLLWKSRPKRRQGSNGGAEGYSEQGGGGGEVDVDSDSGYCSPKHNQTAAQHAAMGTPASTGVEAGVMTAGSWVNVAPQAAQKPWGERNGPYHRGDQRKPPDQRGFPQDFHVGGYAGRLQHNLNANPTDKRLLPGGAPGSQAAPEPLYFEDEDEFPELAPSGLAQRNAKADSNTGPTQTQAKIHKNLLDNLPENSPMNIVQTPIPITTSVPKRAKSQRKKALAAALATAQEYSEISMEQRKLQEALTKAAGKKSKTPVQLDLGDMLAALEKHQQAMKARQLTNTKPLSFTVGTTAPFHSSGPSGVPSASKGHHHHQQQAGPPSHNALDSTAPRVRRGKEREMPKVKRPTALKKIILKEREGKKGKPSVEPGTSGPEGQNPDEELHFTDDLTQEPASQEENGLSMPSDASLSPASQNSPYSITPVSQGSPASSGIGSPMASNAITKIHSRRFREYCNQVLNKEIDESVTMLLQELVRFQERVYQKDPTKAKSKRRLVMGLREVTKHMKLSKIKCVIISPNCEKIQAKGGLDEALYNVIAMAREQEIPFVFALGRKALGRCVNKLVPVSVVGIFNFSGAEALFNQLVSLTEEARKAYKDMVSALEQEQAEEALKNVKKVPHHMGHSRNPSAASAISFCSVISEPISEVNEKEYETNWRSMVETSDAQEPAVAEPSRLAPASTSNAAAASQKDHHSPAAAASSTTTTTTTSSQVVTQASPAPQPRGSASMAGSGGGGEREEGRVDDRLELASQQSTETGSLDGSCREQLHSSITSTTSTLVPGMLEEEDEEEEEEEDYTPEPISVEVPPLSSRIESWVSKTLENLQLGKDQDSTDDEDEDEEETAGQSEEEIESADLPDERAEGEEQAETKKKAG encoded by the exons ATGGATGCAAGTGACAACAAG GATGTAAAACTATCGGCAGAAGTGGAACCGTTCATCCCACAGAGGAAAGGTGTGGAAGGGCACTTGGTCAGAATGAGTCTCCCTGGAGAGTCTgggggcaacaacaacaacaacatcagcagcagcaacaacaacaacggcggtggtggtggaggcggaggcggaggaggaggaggaggagtcgagACAACCCCCATCCCCAGCTACCTCATCACCTGTTACCCCTTCGTCCAGGAGAACCAGCCCAACAG GCAGCACACGGCGATGTACAACGGAGGAGAGCTGCGCTGGCAGCAGCCCAACCCCAACCCCGGTGGGCCGTACCTGGCCTACCCCATCATGCCCTCCCCTCAGCCGCCGGTCTCCAACGACTACGCCTACTACCAGATCATGCCCGCACCGTGTCCGCCCGTCATGGGCTTCTATCAGTCCTTCCCCGGACCCTACCCCGGGTCCGTGCAGGCCGGGGTGGTGAACCCCGTCTCCGCGGCTGACGTCGGCGAGAGACCACATTTCGGACAAGCCTTTGgactgaccaatcagagaggaCGGGCTCTGATCCGGCCCCCTCTGCTGCCCAAG cagcagcagcagcagcagcagcagcagcagcagcagcagcagcagcagctgggggCGTGCCACCCTCTCCGGGGCCGGCGCCCCCCCACCAGGAGTGTAGCGGTGCAGAAGGAGGTgtgcggggccccggggcccaacGCTAGAGCCAGGACGGTCCTGCTGGTGGACGCAGCGCAGCAGACCG acttCCCCGGGGAGGTGGCCATGCGAGCGGGCGCGGAGCACGGCAGCCCCCTGCTGTGGAAGAGCCGGCCCAAGAGGAGGCAGGGGTCCAACGGGGGGGCGGAGGGCTACAGCGAgcaggggggcggcgggggagaGGTGGACGTCGACAGCGACAGCGGCTATTGCAGCCCCAAGCACAACCAGACGGCCGCCCAGCACGCCGCCATGGGCACGCCAGCGTCCAcg GGAGTAGAAGCAGGTGTGATGACAG caggGAGCTGGGTGAATGTTGCCCCCCAGGCAGCCCAGAAGCCCTGGGGGGAGAGGAATGGCCCCTACcacagaggagaccagaggaagCCCCCTGACCAGAGAGGCTTCCCACAG GATTTCCATGTCGGAGGCTACGCTGGCCGCCTGCAGCACAACCTGAACGCCAACCCCACAGACAAGAGGCTGTTGCCCGGAGGGGCCCCCGGGTCCCAGGCCGCTCCCGAACCCCTGTACTTTGAG GATGAGGATGAGTTTCCGGAGCTGGCCCCAAGCGGGTTGGCCCAGCGCAACGCCAAGGCGGATTCCAACACGGGGCCGACGCAGACACAAGCCAAGATCCACAAGAACCTG CTGGACAACCTGCCGGAGAACTCCCCCATGAACATCGTGCAGACGCCCATCCCCATCACCACCTCGGTGCCCAAGCGGGCCAAGAGCCAGAGGAAGAAGGCGCTGGCGGCCGCCCTGGCCACGGCCCAGGAGTACTCCGAGATTAGCATGGAGCAGCGCAAACTACAg GAGGCGCTGACCAAGGCGGCGGGCAAGAAGAGCAAGACCCCGGTGCAGCTGGACCTGGGAGACATGCTGGCTGCGCTGGAGAAACACCAGCAGGCCATGAAGGCCCGGCAGCTCACCAACACCAAGCCACTGTCCTTCACAG TGGGGACGACGGCCCCCTTCCACAGCTCGGGCCCCAGTGGTGTGCCGTCCGCGTCCAagggccaccaccaccaccagcagcaggccGGGCCCCCCTCCCACAACGCCCTCGACTCCACCGCCCCCCGCGTCCGCAGGGGCAAGGAGCGAGAGATGCCCAAGGTCAAGCGTCCCACGGCGCTCAAGAAG ATCATCCTGAAGGAGCGCGAGGGGAAGAAGGGGAAGCCCAGCGTGGAGCCAGGGACCTCGGGCCCCGAGGGGCAGAACCCGGACGAGGAGCTCCACTTCACTGACGACCTCACGCAGGAGCCCGCCTCCCAAGAGG aGAACGGACTGAGCATGCCCAGTGACGCCTCCCTGTCACCGGCGAGTCAGAACTCTCCGTACAGCATCACGCCCGTGTCCCAGGGCTCCCCCGCCAGCTCTGGCATCGGCAGCCCTATGGCGTCCAACGCCATCACCAAGATCCACAGCCGGCGCTTCAGAGA GTACTGCAACCAGGTGCTGAATAAGGAGATAGACGAGAGCGTGACCATGCTGCTGCAGGAGCTGGTGCGCTTCCAGGAGCGCGTGTACCAGAAGGACCCCACCAAGGCCAAGTCAAAGCGGCGGCTGGTCATGGGCCTGCGGGAGGTCACTAAGCACATGAAGCTCAGCAAGATCAAGTGCGTCATCATCTCCCCCAACTGTGAGAAGATCCAGGCCAAAG GTGGGCTGGATGAAGCTCTGTACAACGTGATCGCCATGGCCAGGGAGCAGGAGATCCCCTTCGTGTTCGCCCTGGGCCGGAAGGCTCTGGGGCGCTGCGTCAACAAGCTGGTGCCCGTCAGCGTGGTGGGCATCTTCAACTTCTCGGGGGCCGAG GCCTTGTTCAACCAGCTGGTGTCCCTCACCGAGGAGGCCCGCAAGGCCTACAAGGACATGGTGTCGGccctggagcaggagcaggcTGAGGAGGCCCTGAAGAACGTCAAGAAGGTCCCCCACCACATGGGCCACTCCCGCAACccctccgccgcctccgccaTCTCCTTCTGCTCCGTCATCTCCGAGCCCATCTCTGAGGTCAACGAGAAGGAGTACG AGACCAACTGGAGGAGCATGGTGGAGACGTCCGACGCCCAGGAGCCTGCCGTGGCTGAGCCTAGCCGCCTGgcccccgcctccacctccaacgccgccgccgcctcccagAAGGACCACCACAgcccagccgccgccgccagcagcaccaccaccaccaccaccaccagcagccagGTGGTGACCCAGGCGTCGCCCGCGCCCCAGCCCAGGGGGAGTGCGTCGATGgcgggcagcggcggcggcggcgagcggGAGGAGGGCCGCGTGGACGACCGGCTGGAGCTGGCCTCTCAGCAGAGCACGGAGACGGGCTCCCTGGACGGCAGCTGCCGGGAGCAGCTGCACTcgtccatcacctccaccacctccaccctggtGCCGGgcatgctggaggaggaggacgaggaggaggaggaggaggaggactacaCGCCGGAGCCCATCTCGGTGGAGGTGCCGCCGCTGAGCAGCCGCATCGAGTCCTGGGTCTCCAAGACCCTGGAGAACCTGCAGCTGGGAAAGGACCAGGACAGCAcggacgacgaggacgaggacgaggaggagacggcgggacagagcgaggaggagatcgAGTCGGCCGACCTCCCGGATGAGCGGGCTGAAGGCGAGGAGCAGGCGGAGACCAAGAAGAAGGCGGGTTGA
- the secisbp2l gene encoding selenocysteine insertion sequence-binding protein 2-like isoform X7, with protein sequence MDASDNKDVKLSAEVEPFIPQRKGVEGHLVRMSLPGESGGNNNNNISSSNNNNGGGGGGGGGGGGGGVETTPIPSYLITCYPFVQENQPNRQHTAMYNGGELRWQQPNPNPGGPYLAYPIMPSPQPPVSNDYAYYQIMPAPCPPVMGFYQSFPGPYPGSVQAGVVNPVSAADVGERPHFGQAFGLTNQRGRALIRPPLLPKQQQQQQQQQQQLGACHPLRGRRPPTRSVAVQKEVCGAPGPNARARTVLLVDAAQQTDFPGEVAMRAGAEHGSPLLWKSRPKRRQGSNGGAEGYSEQGGGGGEVDVDSDSGYCSPKHNQTAAQHAAMGTPASTGVEAGVMTAGSWVNVAPQAAQKPWGERNGPYHRGDQRKPPDQRGFPQDFHVGGYAGRLQHNLNANPTDKRLLPGGAPGSQAAPEPLYFEDEDEFPELAPSGLAQRNAKADSNTGPTQTQAKIHKNLLDNLPENSPMNIVQTPIPITTSVPKRAKSQRKKALAAALATAQEYSEISMEQRKLQEALTKAAGKKSKTPVQLDLGDMLAALEKHQQAMKARQLTNTKPLSFTVGTTAPFHSSGPSGVPSASKGHHHHQQQAGPPSHNALDSTAPRVRRGKEREMPKVKRPTALKKIILKEREGKKGKPSVEPGTSGPEGQNPDEELHFTDDLTQEPASQEENGLSMPSDASLSPASQNSPYSITPVSQGSPASSGIGSPMASNAITKIHSRRFREYCNQVLNKEIDESVTMLLQELVRFQERVYQKDPTKAKSKRRLVMGLREVTKHMKLSKIKCVIISPNCEKIQAKGGLDEALYNVIAMAREQEIPFVFALGRKALGRCVNKLVPVSVVGIFNFSGAEALFNQLVSLTEEARKAYKDMVSALEQEQAEEALKNVKKVPHHMGHSRNPSAASAISFCSVISEPISEVNEKEYETNWRSMVETSDAQEPAVAEPSRLAPASTSNAAAASQKDHHSPAAAASSTTTTTTTSSQVVTQASPAPQPRGSASMAGSGGGGEREEGRVDDRLELASQQSTETGSLDGSCREQLHSSITSTTSTLVPGMLEEEDEEEEEEEDYTPEPISVEVPPLSSRIESWVSKTLENLQLGKDQDSTDDEDEDEEETAGQSEEEIESADLPDERAEGEEQAETKKKAG encoded by the exons ATGGATGCAAGTGACAACAAG GATGTAAAACTATCGGCAGAAGTGGAACCGTTCATCCCACAGAGGAAAGGTGTGGAAGGGCACTTGGTCAGAATGAGTCTCCCTGGAGAGTCTgggggcaacaacaacaacaacatcagcagcagcaacaacaacaacggcggtggtggtggaggcggaggcggaggaggaggaggaggagtcgagACAACCCCCATCCCCAGCTACCTCATCACCTGTTACCCCTTCGTCCAGGAGAACCAGCCCAACAG GCAGCACACGGCGATGTACAACGGAGGAGAGCTGCGCTGGCAGCAGCCCAACCCCAACCCCGGTGGGCCGTACCTGGCCTACCCCATCATGCCCTCCCCTCAGCCGCCGGTCTCCAACGACTACGCCTACTACCAGATCATGCCCGCACCGTGTCCGCCCGTCATGGGCTTCTATCAGTCCTTCCCCGGACCCTACCCCGGGTCCGTGCAGGCCGGGGTGGTGAACCCCGTCTCCGCGGCTGACGTCGGCGAGAGACCACATTTCGGACAAGCCTTTGgactgaccaatcagagaggaCGGGCTCTGATCCGGCCCCCTCTGCTGCCCAAG cagcagcagcagcagcagcagcagcagcagcagctgggggCGTGCCACCCTCTCCGGGGCCGGCGCCCCCCCACCAGGAGTGTAGCGGTGCAGAAGGAGGTgtgcggggccccggggcccaacGCTAGAGCCAGGACGGTCCTGCTGGTGGACGCAGCGCAGCAGACCG acttCCCCGGGGAGGTGGCCATGCGAGCGGGCGCGGAGCACGGCAGCCCCCTGCTGTGGAAGAGCCGGCCCAAGAGGAGGCAGGGGTCCAACGGGGGGGCGGAGGGCTACAGCGAgcaggggggcggcgggggagaGGTGGACGTCGACAGCGACAGCGGCTATTGCAGCCCCAAGCACAACCAGACGGCCGCCCAGCACGCCGCCATGGGCACGCCAGCGTCCAcg GGAGTAGAAGCAGGTGTGATGACAG caggGAGCTGGGTGAATGTTGCCCCCCAGGCAGCCCAGAAGCCCTGGGGGGAGAGGAATGGCCCCTACcacagaggagaccagaggaagCCCCCTGACCAGAGAGGCTTCCCACAG GATTTCCATGTCGGAGGCTACGCTGGCCGCCTGCAGCACAACCTGAACGCCAACCCCACAGACAAGAGGCTGTTGCCCGGAGGGGCCCCCGGGTCCCAGGCCGCTCCCGAACCCCTGTACTTTGAG GATGAGGATGAGTTTCCGGAGCTGGCCCCAAGCGGGTTGGCCCAGCGCAACGCCAAGGCGGATTCCAACACGGGGCCGACGCAGACACAAGCCAAGATCCACAAGAACCTG CTGGACAACCTGCCGGAGAACTCCCCCATGAACATCGTGCAGACGCCCATCCCCATCACCACCTCGGTGCCCAAGCGGGCCAAGAGCCAGAGGAAGAAGGCGCTGGCGGCCGCCCTGGCCACGGCCCAGGAGTACTCCGAGATTAGCATGGAGCAGCGCAAACTACAg GAGGCGCTGACCAAGGCGGCGGGCAAGAAGAGCAAGACCCCGGTGCAGCTGGACCTGGGAGACATGCTGGCTGCGCTGGAGAAACACCAGCAGGCCATGAAGGCCCGGCAGCTCACCAACACCAAGCCACTGTCCTTCACAG TGGGGACGACGGCCCCCTTCCACAGCTCGGGCCCCAGTGGTGTGCCGTCCGCGTCCAagggccaccaccaccaccagcagcaggccGGGCCCCCCTCCCACAACGCCCTCGACTCCACCGCCCCCCGCGTCCGCAGGGGCAAGGAGCGAGAGATGCCCAAGGTCAAGCGTCCCACGGCGCTCAAGAAG ATCATCCTGAAGGAGCGCGAGGGGAAGAAGGGGAAGCCCAGCGTGGAGCCAGGGACCTCGGGCCCCGAGGGGCAGAACCCGGACGAGGAGCTCCACTTCACTGACGACCTCACGCAGGAGCCCGCCTCCCAAGAGG aGAACGGACTGAGCATGCCCAGTGACGCCTCCCTGTCACCGGCGAGTCAGAACTCTCCGTACAGCATCACGCCCGTGTCCCAGGGCTCCCCCGCCAGCTCTGGCATCGGCAGCCCTATGGCGTCCAACGCCATCACCAAGATCCACAGCCGGCGCTTCAGAGA GTACTGCAACCAGGTGCTGAATAAGGAGATAGACGAGAGCGTGACCATGCTGCTGCAGGAGCTGGTGCGCTTCCAGGAGCGCGTGTACCAGAAGGACCCCACCAAGGCCAAGTCAAAGCGGCGGCTGGTCATGGGCCTGCGGGAGGTCACTAAGCACATGAAGCTCAGCAAGATCAAGTGCGTCATCATCTCCCCCAACTGTGAGAAGATCCAGGCCAAAG GTGGGCTGGATGAAGCTCTGTACAACGTGATCGCCATGGCCAGGGAGCAGGAGATCCCCTTCGTGTTCGCCCTGGGCCGGAAGGCTCTGGGGCGCTGCGTCAACAAGCTGGTGCCCGTCAGCGTGGTGGGCATCTTCAACTTCTCGGGGGCCGAG GCCTTGTTCAACCAGCTGGTGTCCCTCACCGAGGAGGCCCGCAAGGCCTACAAGGACATGGTGTCGGccctggagcaggagcaggcTGAGGAGGCCCTGAAGAACGTCAAGAAGGTCCCCCACCACATGGGCCACTCCCGCAACccctccgccgcctccgccaTCTCCTTCTGCTCCGTCATCTCCGAGCCCATCTCTGAGGTCAACGAGAAGGAGTACG AGACCAACTGGAGGAGCATGGTGGAGACGTCCGACGCCCAGGAGCCTGCCGTGGCTGAGCCTAGCCGCCTGgcccccgcctccacctccaacgccgccgccgcctcccagAAGGACCACCACAgcccagccgccgccgccagcagcaccaccaccaccaccaccaccagcagccagGTGGTGACCCAGGCGTCGCCCGCGCCCCAGCCCAGGGGGAGTGCGTCGATGgcgggcagcggcggcggcggcgagcggGAGGAGGGCCGCGTGGACGACCGGCTGGAGCTGGCCTCTCAGCAGAGCACGGAGACGGGCTCCCTGGACGGCAGCTGCCGGGAGCAGCTGCACTcgtccatcacctccaccacctccaccctggtGCCGGgcatgctggaggaggaggacgaggaggaggaggaggaggaggactacaCGCCGGAGCCCATCTCGGTGGAGGTGCCGCCGCTGAGCAGCCGCATCGAGTCCTGGGTCTCCAAGACCCTGGAGAACCTGCAGCTGGGAAAGGACCAGGACAGCAcggacgacgaggacgaggacgaggaggagacggcgggacagagcgaggaggagatcgAGTCGGCCGACCTCCCGGATGAGCGGGCTGAAGGCGAGGAGCAGGCGGAGACCAAGAAGAAGGCGGGTTGA